A genomic region of Devosia ginsengisoli contains the following coding sequences:
- a CDS encoding sulfate ABC transporter substrate-binding protein, producing the protein MKNAPKFIAYAALAASLTFGFAVTAHGQDRTLINVSYDPTRELYQQFNEAFVAHWQETTGETVAVQVTHGGSGAQARTVIDGLEADVVTLALESDINAISDEAPNLIPADWRGTLENNNAPYTSTIVFLVRKGNPKGLADWGDLIQDGVEVITPNPKTSGGARWNLLAAWAWAKAQPGGSDETAQAFVTELYKHVPVLDTGARGSTTTFVQRGIGDVLLAWENEAYLALNELGPDAFDIVTPSISILAEPPVALVTGNAEKKGNTDLAQAYLEYLYSPEGQAIAAANYYRPFKPELANPDDIARFGEVNLVTIEDFGGWREAQPHFFGDGGIFDQIYTGTPQ; encoded by the coding sequence ATGAAGAACGCACCGAAATTTATTGCCTATGCTGCCCTCGCCGCGTCCCTGACGTTTGGTTTCGCGGTGACGGCGCATGGTCAGGACCGCACGCTGATCAATGTCAGCTACGATCCCACCCGCGAGCTCTATCAGCAGTTCAACGAGGCCTTTGTCGCCCACTGGCAGGAAACCACCGGCGAAACGGTCGCCGTTCAGGTGACCCATGGCGGCTCCGGCGCCCAGGCCCGCACCGTCATCGATGGTCTGGAAGCCGATGTGGTCACCCTGGCGCTGGAATCCGACATCAACGCCATTTCCGACGAGGCGCCCAACCTGATCCCGGCCGATTGGCGCGGCACGCTCGAAAACAACAACGCCCCCTATACCTCGACCATCGTCTTCCTGGTCCGCAAGGGCAATCCCAAGGGTCTCGCCGATTGGGGCGATCTGATCCAGGACGGCGTCGAAGTCATCACGCCCAATCCCAAGACCTCGGGCGGCGCCCGCTGGAACCTGCTTGCCGCCTGGGCCTGGGCCAAGGCGCAGCCCGGCGGCTCCGACGAAACCGCCCAGGCCTTCGTCACCGAGCTCTATAAGCACGTCCCCGTGCTCGATACCGGCGCCCGCGGCTCCACCACCACTTTCGTCCAGCGCGGCATCGGCGATGTCCTGCTCGCCTGGGAAAACGAGGCCTATCTGGCGCTCAACGAACTCGGCCCCGACGCCTTCGACATCGTGACGCCCTCGATCTCGATCCTGGCCGAACCCCCGGTCGCCCTGGTGACAGGTAATGCCGAGAAAAAGGGCAATACCGACCTGGCCCAGGCCTATCTCGAATATCTCTATTCCCCCGAAGGCCAGGCCATCGCCGCCGCCAACTACTACCGCCCCTTCAAGCCCGAATTGGCCAACCCTGATGACATCGCCCGCTTCGGCGAGGTCAACCTCGTGACCATCGAGGATTTCGGTGGCTGGCGCGAAGCCCAACCCCACTTCTTCGGCGACGGCGGCATCTTCGACCAGATCTACACCGGCACCCCACAGTAA